TGTGGCTGTCGCCGGTAAAGTCGGTCGAAACGACTTGATCTTCGGTGTACGCGACGATGCCTTTAAGCGCGCCGTTTGCCGCTTTTTTCATCGTTTCGCAGATGTTTTTGTACGCTTCGTCTTTGTCTTTGCCGGCAGCCTTTTCAAGCTGACAGGTAAGATCGACGACCGATACGTCGGGAGACGGGATGCGCATCGAAATACCGGTGAGTTTGCCGTTGAGCGCGGGGATAACTTTTCCGACCGCTTTTGCAGCACCCGTCGTCGACGGGATGATATTGTTGTATACGGAGCGTCCGCCTCTCCAGTCCTTTCCGCCCTTTGACGGACCGTCGACCGTAAGCTGCGTACCCGTCGATGCGTGCACCGTCGTCATAAGACCGCGCTTAATACCGTATGCATCGTGAATCGCTTTTGCAAGAGGAGCAAGACAGTTCGTCGTGCAGGACGCGTTCGAAATGATCGTCTGACCCGCATAGGTCGTGTCGTTGACGCCGTACACGAACATCGGCGTATCGTCCTTGGAAGGAGCCGACATGACGACTTTTTT
This Treponema socranskii subsp. buccale DNA region includes the following protein-coding sequences:
- the gap gene encoding type I glyceraldehyde-3-phosphate dehydrogenase translates to MIKVGINGFGRIGRMVFRAAVSNFNDIQIVGINDLLAFNKADPSKMLIDYLAYLLKYDSVHGRFEGKVEFDDQHLIVNGNKIRVFAEKDPANIKWGECGADVVVESTGFFLTKEACEAHIKGGAKKVVMSAPSKDDTPMFVYGVNDTTYAGQTIISNASCTTNCLAPLAKAIHDAYGIKRGLMTTVHASTGTQLTVDGPSKGGKDWRGGRSVYNNIIPSTTGAAKAVGKVIPALNGKLTGISMRIPSPDVSVVDLTCQLEKAAGKDKDEAYKNICETMKKAANGALKGIVAYTEDQVVSTDFTGDSHTSIFDAHAGLALENDFVKLIAWYDNEWGYSNKLCEMIRVISK